Below is a window of Nitrospinota bacterium DNA.
AATCAAAATCTTTCAAAGAGTGAAAAAATGACTTATTCGGGGAAAAATTACATTATAAATACTGTTGATTTATCAGAAGACGGTGATTTAGTAGCATTTACAAGAGAAAAAAGTCTGATTGAAATAAACGAAAAACATAAACTCTATACAAAGTCCTCAAAAAATGGCTATTTAGATAGTTTGGTAAGAGACATTGCTTTTACAGAAATTGCAAATGATTATAGCGATGGTAACTTAATTATTTTTAACCAAGTCTTTAATGAAATAGCTAGAATATCTGCTCAGATATTTTCTTAATATTAAGTAATACAATATGATTGAAGATAAAGAAGATCTTTTAACGAAGTCTTTCATAAAAGGTTTTATCGAACAAAAGTTTATCCATCATTTTCCTTCTCTTGTAAATTATTCTCAAGATAAATTATTTAGAAAAATAATAATGTATGTTTCAGACTTATATATAGAGAACAGGTCTCTTGAGAATACTGCTAAAAGGTTAGAGATTGAACCAAGATTGTTGAGAGACTTTTTATTGAAGGCCGATAATTTAAATGTGATTAATTATAAATATTTAAAATACAAATCTAAGAAGAAAGATTCTAATTTAGAACTATTTGATAAAGATTACAGCATAAAAAAATTAGATAATATAAAGCTGAACTATGAATATTGGAGAAAAGAAGAAACAAAACGGATTGTAAAACTTTTAAAGAAAAGTTATTCAATTAAAGATGTTGCAAAATCAATGAATATGTCTTTTATGACTATAAGGAATATGTTATTTGCAGAATACAAATGTAATAATATTACTCAACTTAGAAAGAAATTAAAAATTAAAAGACCTCTCTCACAAAAAAAAATAGAAAAGTTAAAGAAAGTAAAGAAACTTTATGACAAACTCCATACACTACAGAAGACAGCAAATGCTTTGGGTATTACTAGAGAAAGAGTAAGACAGTTGCTTAGAGATGGGGAAAAATATGGTATTTTTAAATATGAAATATTTAGAGAAAAAAAGTTTGAGGAACTACTACAAATTTATAATAGAGATTACTTAGTTAGAGAGATAAAAACGACTATTAGTCCATCTAAAATATGCTTGAGATTAGGTATAACAGAAAGAGAATATTATAACTTATTAGAATATTATAATATAGATTCAAAAGAATATCGTAGATTAGCAAGAATGGGAAAATGGGTAGAGAAATATACTCAAATAGTTGATACTTTAGGACATCATCCTAGCACTTATGAAATGAGCACAAGAAAAGATTGGAAAACCGTTTGGTCTAAAATTACTAAATATTGGGGAAATATCGATAATTTTAGAAAAGAATTTGGAATTGAGAAGCCAAAACATAAAATTCATCCCAATACAAGACAGGCCTGGAAGAATATGATTGAGAGAAAAAAAGAAATTAAAAGGGAGAATAAAAGAAAAATGCTTGATATTATAAAGGAAGATGGTCCTATTGGTTCTAAATCTATTATGAATAAATTTGGATTTAAACGTGCCAACGTTTTAATATATATAAATGAATTATTAGAAGAAAATTTAATTACAAGAATAGGTAGTAATGTAAGCACTAAATATATAGCAAATTAAATTTTATGAATAACACAAATAGATTTTAGTTAGAATCAAATTATAAAAGAGATAAAAAATATTTATAAATTGTATATAATAATAAATATTGTTTAATTTAAATTGAGGGTTAAATTATGGAAAGAAAGGATAACAAATGAGTATTGAGAAGAAAAAATTTAATAATTCAGAAAAAGCAATTAGATTTTTGGAAAATTTAGCATTTAGCAATGATAATTATATCTTTCGAGGACATCCAAGTAGTAAATATAGGCTACAAACTACTTATTATCGGCATACTTTAAAATATTATAGTGAAGAATATAGAACTACTATTAATATTGATTTTGACATAAATACAATAATTGACAAGTTTAGAACTGGTCTTGTAAGAAACGATATACCAATTCCTTTTGATGAGGTAGAGTTTAGAGAGAATCAAGATTGGCTTGAATATGCCCGTCATTATGGAGTCCCTATTCCTTGTCTTGATTTTACATACTCCCCATACATAGCCTTATTCTTTGCTTTTAATGAATTACATATATCTCACAAAGAAAAAGGCATAGAAAAGTATGTGGTTGTATATGCTTTAAATTTAAATTCACTTTCTTTTTGGTGGTGTAAATTAGACCTTGAAAAATTGAAGAGAAGGTTAAATAAAGAGTCAAAAGAGTTAACAAAAAAAGATTATGATAGAAATTTAAGAGATTGCTTAAATGCGTTTTTAAATCCTAATCTTGAAAGAAAGTTGGGTCACCGTTTTCCTGAGAATGAAATAATATTTATTCCTTATCCAAGTAGATATAACAAAAGAATGCAGAAACAGGCAGGAGCGCTGTTATATGATACCTTAAATCACAAAAGTTATGATTGTGAAGACTTAGAAGGAGTTTTAGAAAACATAAAAGAAACACCTGAAGTTTTACCAGATCGTTCTGAAAAGATATCTAACACTTTAACAAAAATATTCATAAATAAGAAATGTGCTAAAGATGTATTTCAGAGGTTAGAATTAATGGAAATAAATGGAGGAAAATTATTTCAGGATGAAAATGGAGTAAGGATGGACGTAGTTAATACATTTCACTATAGCCCCAAAACAAGCTATTTAAGAGATATTTCTCTCTATAAATATTAAGACCTTAAAAAAATTATATTACTAATTAATTTAATAGAATTATGGTCTTTTCTGAGAATATAAAAAAGGAAGTAAGAGAAAAATCAGCTTTTCAGTGCTGTATTTGTCAATCTGTAATACCAGATGTTCATCATATTATTCCTCAAGAAGAGGGGGGTTCTGATACAATAGACAATGCAGCTCCTTTATGTCCAAATTGTCATAGGCAACTTGGTAATAATCCTGATCATAGAAAAGTGATTATTCAAGCAAGAGACTGGTGGTATAAGGTTTGCGAGAAAAGGTTTTCGAATGATAGCGAAACTTTTGAAATGATTAGAGAGATCCATAAAATGCTTCAAAATGTTCAACTTACCAATACAGAGCTGGATGATTTAAAAAAGATATTGAAAGATATGAATGATAAAAATATTGACAATTTAACGGATAAAACAAAATTTGTAACAGCATCAAAAGTAGTTAAAGCATCAACCTGGTCTCAAGAAGAATCCGATGATGATTTTACATATTCAACTTATTGTAAACGATGTGGCTATCAAGCTTTTGGATGGAGACATCGTTCTGAAAAATGCCCAGATTGCGGCAACATTATTGAATAATTCATTTTGAATAAATTATTCAACTCTTTTCGTTGATTCCCAAAAATTAGAAATTTAAAATTATATTTGACAGTATAATTTAATTAGGTATTAACTTCTCTTTCCACCCTTTTGCTTTTTAGGGATTTTTCCAGAGAATGAGGAGAAAGAGGGAGGGTGTTTGAACGAAGAGAGTTTCCTTCCTCGCCGAATGAACGCAGAAAAATTCCGTAAAGAAAAGCAACGGGGCACCCTTCTTTAGTTACCTTTCTTGGGTGTGCAAGAAAGGTAAAAAGGATTTGCTTTTACCCCTCCTTTCGCCTATCCTTAAAAAATCATGAATAAAAAGCCGATTATCATATTTGACGGGATATGCAAGCTCTGTAATTTCGCTATCGATTTTATCCTTAAGAGAGATCAAAAAAAGGTCTTTATTTTTTTACCCAACCAAGTTATGGCAGGTAAAAAGATTCTTGAGAGATTCGAAATAAAAGATTTGGAAGTAAAGTCCGTCTATCTTATTGAAGATAATGAGATTTATCATCAGTCCACTGCCATTTTGCGTATCTTGAAAAGGCTCTCCTTCCCGTGGAATTTAGGCTATGTCTTTATTGTTATTCCAAGACCGATTCGAGATTTTATTTACAATATCATAGCCAAAAATCGATACCAATGGTTCGGAAAGAGGGATGTCTGTAGAGTTTTAAGCGAAGAGGAAAAAGGTCGTTTTCTCCTCTAAAACCCTTTTTGAATTTCAAATCAATGTTATCTATCAATGTTAATCTTTGACACTTCTTAAGTTTGATAATAACCTTTATTATAATAACAGCAGAAAATTTTGTATTTTTCTGGAATATTTGAGAGTTTTTTGATAATAATTTTAATAATAAGCAAAGGAGAAACCAATGGGAAGGATATTTAATGATATAACAGAGACCATTGGAAGAACACCTCTGGTCAGGTTAAACAGGATAACCAAAGATATAGAAGCAACAATCGTGGCAAAGCTTGAGTTCTTTAACCCCTTACACAGCGTAAAGGATAGAATCGGTGTCAGCATGATTGAGAGGGCTGAGCGGGATGGATACATCAATAAGGATACGGTTATTATTGAACCGACGAGCGGAAACACAGGAGTGGCTCTTGCCTTTGTGGCTGCTGCCAAGGGATACAGACTCATTTTAACCATGCCTGAGACCATGACCATTGAGAGAAGAAAGATCCTGAGGGCACTTGGAGCAGAGCTTGTTCTAACCCCTGGTCCAGAGGGTATGCCAGGCGCAATAAAAAAGGCTGAAGAGCTTCAAAAGGAGTATCCTCATTCATTTATGCCCCAGCAGTTCAAAAATCCAGCCAATCCTGAAATTCACAGAAAAACCACAGCAGAAGAGATATGGAATGATACAGATGGGAAGGTGGATATTTTCGTATCAGGGGTTGGGACAGGGGGAACCATTACAGGGGTTTCTGAGGTAATAAAGAAGAGAAAACCGTCTTTTAAGGCAATTGCAGTGGAACCAGAGGCCTCACCCGTCCTCTCAGGCGGAAAGCCTTCTCCCCATAAGATTCAGGGTATTGGTGCGGGTTTTGTTCCTGATGTCCTAAACAGGGATATGATTGATGAGATCATTCAGGTGAGCAATGACAATGCCTTTGAAATGGCAAAGAGGCTTGCAAAGGAAGAGGGTATCTTTGCAGGAATCTCCTCAGGCGCTATTTTATGGGCTGCACTGGAAGTGGCAAAGCGAGGGGAGAATAAAGGAAAACTAATTGTTTTTGTTGTCTGCGATACAGGGGAGAGATATCTGAGTACTCCAATAGCAGAGGAAGCTTAAGTCATATGGACCTTAAAGATAAGGTAGCTTTGATAACAGGAAGCTCCAGGGGATTGGGTAAAGGGGTTGCGCTTGCCCTATCAAGGGAAGGTACTAAGGTGGTTATCAATTACCACAGGGATGATGGCCCTGCAAAGGGTGTTGTTGAAAAGATAAAAAGGGATGGGGGAGAGGCAATCTCCATAAAGGCAAACGTTACCAGACCAGAAGAGGTGGAGAGGCTGATATCGGAAATAAAATCAAAGTATGGAAGGCTCGATATCCTTATCAATAATGTCGGGCACTTTTTATTCAAAAAGGTCACGGATTTAAGCATAGATGAGTGGAAAAGTTCACTCGAGAGCAATCTCAACAGCGTCTTTTACTGCACGAAATACGCCCTCCCATTGATGGTGGAAGGTGGATGGGGGAGGATTATCAATATCGCCTTTGCAAGGGGAGATTTGATCTATGCAAAGCCAATGACAACCCCCTATGCCATTGCAAAGGCAGGGGTTATTCTCTTTACCAAATCAATAGCAAAGGAGGTTTTTGATAAGGGGATAACGGTGAATGTGATCTCACCAGGCACAATTGACAAGAGAGAAAAGGAAGGGGATAAGCTGGAGAATATTCCAAAAGACCTCTCTCCTGATAGCCTTGTTAAACCTTCGGAAATTGCTGAAACCATACTTTTTCTCATTTCAGATAAGGCCTCAAAGATAACAGGGGCAAATATTACAGTGAGTGGTAGTTGGAATCTATAAATAGAGGAGTAAGAGGAATGTATAAAAAAGATACCTTTGATAATAGGCTTCGGTTTATTACGATTCCCATGAAAAATACCAGTGCGGTTACTGTCCTCATCTTTGTTGGGGCTGGATCGAGGTATGAAAACAGGAGGACAAGCGGTCTCTCACACTTTTTAGAGCATATGTTTTTTAAGGGAGGGAAGAAGTATCCTGACACAAAGGCGGTTTCAGAGGTCATTGATTCTGTCGGGGGTGATTTTAATGCCTTTACCAGCAAGGAATTTGTCGGATATTACGTGAAGGTTGCTTCAAAGCATATTGACCTGGCAATGGATGTCCTTTCAGATATGTTGATCGAGGCCAAGTTTGAGGCAAACGAGGTGGAGAAGGAGGGGGGGGTAATTATAGAAGAACTCAATATGTATCAGGATATGCCCGTCTACCTTGTTGGAAACGATTATGAGAGGCTTATTTTTGGAGACCAGCCCCTGGGATGGGATGTTATAGGAAGGGTAGAATCTATAAAAGGACTCAAAAGGGAAGATTTCCTGCAATATAAGAAGGACCTTTATACCCCTGATAACATTGTGTTAACGATTGCCGGGGATTTTAAATATGATGAGCTAAAGAAGAAGGTAGAGAGATACTTTAAGTTTAAAGATGGAAAAAAGAGCTATAGTTTTGAGAAGTTTGATAAGGAGAAAATAGGGGGCAGGGTATTTTTGAGGAAAAAGGATACAGAGCAGGTTCATCTCATATTGGGTGTAGAGAGCTATCCCCTAGACCACCCTGATTATGAGACGTTGCAGGCCATTGGTATTATTCTCGGGGGGAATATGAGTTCAAGGCTCTTCTTATCCCTAAGAGAGGATAAGGGTTTAGCTTATTACGTAAAGACCGGAAATACAGAATATCTCGACACTGGAAATATGTCAACCAGTGCTGGAGTGGATATTAACAGGATTGACTTATCAATCAAGCTCATCATGGATGAATATGAGAGGATTAAGAATGAGGGGGTTGATGAAAAGGAGTTAGTAAAGGCCAAAGAGTATTACAAAGGCAAAATGATCCTTCGGTTAGAGGATTCTAAGGACGTTGCACAGCTCATAGGGATTCATGAGCTTTTATTAAACAGGATAGAAACCCCTGAGGAAGCCATGGAAAAAATGGACAGGGTGACGACAAAAGATATCAAGAGGGTCTGTGAAGATATCTTTAAAAAAGAAAACCTAAAACTTGCTTTGATCGGTCCTTATGATGATAGGGAGAGATTTGAAAAGCTCCTTCAAAGTTAATAATATGCTCATCACTTTTTTTATCTCTTTGAGACCAATTGAATCTGAAAAAAATTAGCTTTTTTTTGATATAAATGGAGGAAGGTTTGGAAGAATATGATGCTATAGTGATAATTGCATCGAGTGAAAAGGACTCAAATATCTACTATGCTTCTGGATTTCTCGCTCCTGATCCCTTTATATTCCTTCAACTCCCTGATAAGAGAAAGATTTTGGTAATGAGCGATCTGGAGATAGAGAGGGCAAAGATACAATCTAAGGCAGATGAGATTTTATCTTCAGCTCACTACATCCAAAAAGCCAGAGAGAAGGGAATAGATTATCCGAGTCTTTTAGATGAGCTCCATGAGGTCCTTTTGGAGCTTCATTTGAAGCATTTGCTTGTGCCGGAAAATTTTCCCATTGGCTATGGAGATTTCTTAAGAAAAAAGGGGTATAAAATTAAGTCTAAAAAAGAGCCATTTTTTGAAGAGCGGCTTATCAAGACAGAAAAAGAAATAGAAATAATCGCACAGGTTTTAAAAAATACTGAAGAGGTCTTTGGATTGGTCGTGGAGGAGATAAAAAAAGCCAGAATTAAAGATAATATTTTATATAGAGGAAAAGAACCTCTTAAATCTGAGGATATAAAAAGATTAATCAACGAGGAGCTCATGAAGAAACAGTGCGTTGCCCAGCATACCATTGTTGCCTGCGGTGATGATGCCTGCAATCCTCACAATATGGGCAGAGGTGTGTTAAAGTCGGATGAAGCCATTGTTATCGATATTTTTCCAAGGTCTATTGAAACAGGCTATTTTGCTGATTTTACAAGGACGATTGTTAAAGGAAAGGCATCAAGGAAACTAAAAAAGCTGTATGATACGGTTTTTAAAGCGCAAGAGAGGGCCTTAAAACTTATAAAAGACGGTGCCTTTACAGATAAGATCAATAAAGCTGTCCAGGAGGTCTTTAAAAAAGCGGGGTTTAGGACTGGTGAAATCAATGGAAAGGTTCAGGGTTTTATTCATGGGACAGGTCACGGGGTTGGACTTGATATCCACGAGCTACCCAGAATTGGAAGTATTAGGGATAGACTGAAAGAGGGAAATGTGGTTACTGTGGAACCGGGTCTCTATTATTATGGGATTGGGGGTGTGAGGATCGAAGACCTGGTTGTTGTGAGAAAGGATGGTTGTCAGAATCTAAGTTCTTTTCCTAAGGAGCTCATCATATAGATGAGATTTCTCTTTGAGTTTTAGCTCCTCGCATTTATTATTAACAATAGAGACTTTAAATGAAGAAAATTTTAAAGGAGAGCCTTTTATGGAAAAAACCCTTCAAATCATAAAGACAGCCATGAAAATGGAAGCTGAAGGAGAAGAGTATTATAAGGCTGCTGCTGAAAAGACCAAAGACCCCAAGGGAAAAGCCTTTTTTCTTGTGCTTGCCAAGGATGAAAAGGAACATAAAAAGCTATTTAGCGATATCCATCTCTCTTTAAACGAAGAGAAGAAGTGGATGTCCATTAAAACCCCCCTTACAAAAAGGAGAGTAACACCTTCCTCTATCTTTGATAAAAAAGAAGTAGGAGGGATGAAGGGGGACCCTGATGATATCAAGGCCCTTTTGGTAGCTATTGGGAAGGAGAAGAAAACCATTGATTTTTATAGAAATGCGATGGATGAGATAGAAGACGAGGATGCCAAGAGATTACTTTTAGAATTGATTGATATAGAAGAGGGGCATCTCAATATCCTTAATGGGGAGCTTAATGCTCTCACTGATTCAGGATACTGGTTTGATTTTCCAGAATTTACTGTAGAAGGGATGTAAGAGAAAACATTTAACTTTCTTTGATTTCATTTCCTTATTTCTTTCCTCATTTTCTAAGTTTTTTATTCAAATCATATATTCATCTGTGTTATTATAATTTTTCTTATAAAAGGGAGATATATTCATGTCAAATTTCTTTCTCGCTATTATCTTTGGTTTTGTTGCTGCGCTGGCAAATCTTTTAGGGGGATTGATTGTTTTTAAAAAGGAGTGGAGCCATCTTTTTTTGAGGTATTTTGTGGCATTAGGTGCAGGGTTTATGTTTGCCGCAGTAATCCTGGAGATGATTCCGGAGAGCATTCGACTGACAAAACTTGCCCCCATCCTGATATTACTGGGCTACATAGCGGTTAACTTTATGGAGCATGCCATGTCCCATCATATAGATATTGATGACGCAAAACACGACGGAATCATGTTTCACTCTTCTGTGGGCACATTTGCCTTTGCAGGACTTCTTTTGCACAGTTTTTTTGATGGGGTGGCTATTGGTTCAAGCTTCATCATCAGCACCTCCCTTGGAGTCATTATCTTCATGGCCATGGCTCTCCATAAAATACCAGGGGGCTTTACAGTTGCTTCTATACTCATAGCCTCAGGAAAGAGTAAAGGGAGAGGCTTGGGAGCAGCCGCTGCATTAGGAATCGCGACAATTGTAGGGGTTTTCAGTATTTCGTGGGCTTCTTTTCTGGTAGCATATGGCCTCGCTGTAGCAGCAGGGGTTACGATCCACGTAGCGGCCTCAGACCTCATCCCTGAAATAAACCAGCACAGGGATTTAAAGACATCATCTATGGTATTTTTAGGTATTTTCTTATATTTTATTACCGATCTTTTATTGGAAAAGTTTTTATTATAGATGATTCAATAGAAATAATTTTTCACCTTGACATCTTGTAATATTTATCTATTATTTAACAATGATATAACAGAAAATCCTTATATTTCAAATTGTTAAATTCCTTTCATTTTACTAAATTTTTAGAGGGCTGAGTCATGAAGGCCATTATCTTTTATGAGCATGGCGACATTGATAAGCTCAAATATGAAGATGTGGATACCCCAAGTATATCTCCAAACGAGGTCCTTGTCAGGGTAAAGGCATGTGGTCTTAACCATCTGGATTTACTGATTAGAAGCGGTAATCTGGGATTAGAGATACCTCTTCCCCATATAACCGGTTCAGAGATCGCTGGAGAGGTCGCTCGGGTAGGCTCGGATGTTAAGAATATTAAAGAGGGGGACAGGGTCGTAGTTGATCCGTGGTTTAGGTGCGGGGAGTGTATCAACTGTTTTTCAGGAAGAGACCATTTATGCTCCTCGAGTGATATTATCGGGCTCTTTAGCAATGGAGGTTTTGCAGAGTATGTCAGGGTTTCTTCGAGGAACATTATCCCCTTACCAGAGGGCTTGGACTATAATGATGGTGCTGCCATTACTCTGGCTACCCTTACAGCCTGGCATATGCTTATTAAAAGGGCAAAAGTGAGATTGGGAGAAACCGTTCTTGTTTTGGGAGCAGGGAGTGGTGTGGGAAGTGCGGCTATCCAGATTGCAAAGCTTTGCGGTGCAAATGTGATTGCTGCGGCTGGGTCTGAAGAGAAATTAGAAAAGGCCAAGGAGCTCGGTGCAGCAGAAACGATTAATTATAAAGAGAAAGATTTTTTAAAAGAGGTGATGAGGCTGACCTCAAACAGAGGTGTTGATCTGGTCTTTGAACATATTGGTTCAGATACATGGGAGGGGAGCATGGGGTGTCTAAAAAGAAGAGGAAGGATTGTTACATGCGGAGCCCACAGCGGTGCAACAGTAAATCTCAACCTCTTTCATCTCTTTTTAAACGAGAATACGGTCTTGGGCTCCTATGGAGGAACAAGATCTGAGCTCTTAAGTATCTTGGAGATGGTTAAGAGGGGTGCTCTTAGGCCTGTAATTTATAAGACGTTCCCTCTTAAAGAAACAAAAAAAGCCCAAAAGATCATGGAGGAGAGAAAGCAGTTTGGTAAAATCATCATTAATCCATAGAAAGAAGGTATGATGAAAAACATTATTATCATAGGTTCAGGCCCAGCCGGTCTTACAGCAGCCCTTTATACCTCCAGAGCAATGCTTGAGCCACTGGTTATAAGCGGCCTTGAGCCAGGAGGACAGCTTACAACGACAACTCAGGTTGATAACTATCCCGGCTTTCCAGAAGGAGTCTTAGGCCCTGATCTCATGGAAAATATGAGAAAGCAGGCAGAGCGTTTTGGGACAGAATTTGTAAATGGTGCAGCCACAAAGGTCGATTTATCATCCATGCCATTTAAGTTATGGGTAGAAGATAAGCTTTTTGAAAGCAAATGCTTCATTATTGCCTCAGGCGCCTCTTCAAGGCTTCTTGGTCTTGAGTCAGAAAAGAGATTAATGGGGAAAGGTGTCTCGACATGTGCCACGTGTGATGGTTTTTTCTTTAAAGGTAAGGAGCTGGTTGTTGTAGGAGGAGGGGATTCTGCAATGGAGGAATCTCTCTTTCTGACAAAATTTGCAACCAAGGTTAATGTTGCGCACAGAAGGAACGAACTCAGGGCCTCTAAGATAATGCAGCAAAAGGCTTTTGACAATGAAAAGATTGACTTTATATGGTCCAGTGTGGTGGAGGATATCTTAGGGACGGATGAAGGGGCTGTTAGGGGAGTGAAAATAAAAAATGTTGATACAGGAGAGATTTTCGAAAAGGAGTGTGAGGGGGTATTCATTGCCATAGGCCATATTCCAAATACCCAGTTATTCAAAGGTCAGCTGGAGATGGATGAGAAGGGTTATATTTTTACAAAGAATGGCACAAAGACCAGTGTTCCCGGTGTATTTGTAGCTGGAGATGTTCAGGACCCTAAATACAGGCAGGCAGTGACTGCTGCTGGATCTGGTTGTATGGCTGCTATGGATGCAGAGAAGCATCTTGAAGAATTGCATGCAACCAAAAGCTAGAATATCTTTGGCCTTAAAATTCAAGGAACTCCTTTAATTTTTTAGAAAAGGGAAATCGATTATGGAAAAAAAGAAGGTTATTTGTTGTGTTTGTGGAGAATTGAAGGAGCTAAAGGGTATCATGTGCGAAACATGTGCTGATAGGATAAGGGAAGATGCAAGGGGGGGGAAGCGCAAAGAAAAGAAGGATGCAAAAAAAGAGATAAGGAGAGAGGGGATTCCTCCCAAGGATGATTAGTCCTTTAAATTCTAAGCCATTTACTCTTTCATGTTATTAAAGTTCGCCATCATATTATTGATGTTTCTCATTGTAGGGGCAATCGTTGGAACAATAATCTTGCTCGCCTCTATTTTGGGTCCAAAAAGAATGACTCCTACCAAGGCAAAACCCTTTGAGTGCGGTCACGAACCCATTGTCCAGCCTGAGGGGAGATTCTCCATTAAGTTCTTCATTATTGCCCTCCTTTTTGTCATCTTTGATATAGAGATATTCTATCTTTATCCATGGGCTGTTATCTTTAAAGAGCTAGGCTTTATAGGTTTTGTTGAGATGTTCATCTTTCTCTTTGTCTTGATCGCAGGATTTGTCTATTTATGGAAAAGAGGGGCTTTAGAATGGGAGTAGAGAAGACTTTGGATAAAAACATCATCTTATCGAAGCTTGATAGGGTGCTAGGTTGGGCAAGGAAATATTCTATCTTTCAGTATCCCTTTGTTACGGCATGCTGTGGCATGGAATATATGTCTGTTGCTTGCTCGCACTTTGATATCGATAGATTTGGAGCAGGTTTTCCTCGATTTTCCCCAAGACAGGCCGACCTTTTAATGGTTGTTGGTACGATAAGTCACAAGATAGCTCCTATTCTAAGAACCGTCTATGAACAGATGTGTGAGCCAAAATGGGTGATTGCTTTTGGGGTTTGCACATGTACCGGTGGATTCTATAACAATTATGCTACGGTTCAGGGAATCGATACGATTATTCCTGTAGATGTCTATATCCCAGGTTGTCCCCCAAGGCCAGAGACAGTATTGGATGGACTCATAAAGCTTCAGGAAAAGATTCAGAATCAAAAACAGGAGATTTAAGATTGAAAGAAGAGGGTTCTGTCTTTGAAAAAATAAAAGAGAAATTTCCTGAAGGTTTTATCAGCCGACACTCTTTTCGTGGTGATGATACGTTAATCATTCATAGAGAATATCTCTACAGAATCGCTGAATTTTTAAAAGAGAGTGAAGAGTTTCGATTTAATATCTTAATGGATCTAACAGCTGTTGATTATCTTGGGAGGGGTTATCGATTTGAAGTTGTCTATCATCTCTATTCCATGGATTTTAATAAAAGGGTTAGGTTAAAGGTTCCTCTCCTGGAGAGAGAAGCGGTTGTTGATTCCCTTGTACCCCTTTGGTCGTGCGCTAATTGGTATGAAAGAGAGGTCTGGGATATGTTCGGGATCAGATTTAATGGACACCCTAATCTAAAAAGAATCCTCCTTTATGAAGAGTTTAAGGGTCATCCTCTAAGAAAGGATTACCCCATTGATAAGAGACAGCCCCTCATTGGTCCAGGGAGTAAGGAAGATATAAACAGAAAATGATGAAAAGATTATGGAAACAACAACTAAAGAATTAAAAACCAAGCATATGTTTCTCAATATGGGCCCGGCCCATCCAGCCATGCATGGGATTATAAAGATAGTATTGGAGCTGGACGGCGAGACAGTAATCAATGCTGATATAGATATCGGGTATTTACACAGGTGTTTTGAGAAGCACTGTGAAAATGGAAACTATATGCAGGCTATCCCTTATACGGATAGGTTGAATTATGTTTCACCCCTTATCAATAATGTGGGATATGTCATGGCAGTTGAGAAACTCTTTGGAATTGAGGTTCCAAAGAGATGTCAATATATCAGAGTTATCATGAGTGAGATATCGAGAATTACAGATCACCTGACCTGTATCGGAGCTTCT
It encodes the following:
- a CDS encoding Xaa-Pro peptidase family protein, producing MEEYDAIVIIASSEKDSNIYYASGFLAPDPFIFLQLPDKRKILVMSDLEIERAKIQSKADEILSSAHYIQKAREKGIDYPSLLDELHEVLLELHLKHLLVPENFPIGYGDFLRKKGYKIKSKKEPFFEERLIKTEKEIEIIAQVLKNTEEVFGLVVEEIKKARIKDNILYRGKEPLKSEDIKRLINEELMKKQCVAQHTIVACGDDACNPHNMGRGVLKSDEAIVIDIFPRSIETGYFADFTRTIVKGKASRKLKKLYDTVFKAQERALKLIKDGAFTDKINKAVQEVFKKAGFRTGEINGKVQGFIHGTGHGVGLDIHELPRIGSIRDRLKEGNVVTVEPGLYYYGIGGVRIEDLVVVRKDGCQNLSSFPKELII
- a CDS encoding ferritin family protein yields the protein MEKTLQIIKTAMKMEAEGEEYYKAAAEKTKDPKGKAFFLVLAKDEKEHKKLFSDIHLSLNEEKKWMSIKTPLTKRRVTPSSIFDKKEVGGMKGDPDDIKALLVAIGKEKKTIDFYRNAMDEIEDEDAKRLLLELIDIEEGHLNILNGELNALTDSGYWFDFPEFTVEGM
- a CDS encoding ZIP family metal transporter, which codes for MSNFFLAIIFGFVAALANLLGGLIVFKKEWSHLFLRYFVALGAGFMFAAVILEMIPESIRLTKLAPILILLGYIAVNFMEHAMSHHIDIDDAKHDGIMFHSSVGTFAFAGLLLHSFFDGVAIGSSFIISTSLGVIIFMAMALHKIPGGFTVASILIASGKSKGRGLGAAAALGIATIVGVFSISWASFLVAYGLAVAAGVTIHVAASDLIPEINQHRDLKTSSMVFLGIFLYFITDLLLEKFLL
- a CDS encoding zinc-binding dehydrogenase, translated to MKAIIFYEHGDIDKLKYEDVDTPSISPNEVLVRVKACGLNHLDLLIRSGNLGLEIPLPHITGSEIAGEVARVGSDVKNIKEGDRVVVDPWFRCGECINCFSGRDHLCSSSDIIGLFSNGGFAEYVRVSSRNIIPLPEGLDYNDGAAITLATLTAWHMLIKRAKVRLGETVLVLGAGSGVGSAAIQIAKLCGANVIAAAGSEEKLEKAKELGAAETINYKEKDFLKEVMRLTSNRGVDLVFEHIGSDTWEGSMGCLKRRGRIVTCGAHSGATVNLNLFHLFLNENTVLGSYGGTRSELLSILEMVKRGALRPVIYKTFPLKETKKAQKIMEERKQFGKIIINP
- the trxB gene encoding thioredoxin-disulfide reductase translates to MKNIIIIGSGPAGLTAALYTSRAMLEPLVISGLEPGGQLTTTTQVDNYPGFPEGVLGPDLMENMRKQAERFGTEFVNGAATKVDLSSMPFKLWVEDKLFESKCFIIASGASSRLLGLESEKRLMGKGVSTCATCDGFFFKGKELVVVGGGDSAMEESLFLTKFATKVNVAHRRNELRASKIMQQKAFDNEKIDFIWSSVVEDILGTDEGAVRGVKIKNVDTGEIFEKECEGVFIAIGHIPNTQLFKGQLEMDEKGYIFTKNGTKTSVPGVFVAGDVQDPKYRQAVTAAGSGCMAAMDAEKHLEELHATKS
- a CDS encoding NADH-quinone oxidoreductase subunit A encodes the protein MLLKFAIILLMFLIVGAIVGTIILLASILGPKRMTPTKAKPFECGHEPIVQPEGRFSIKFFIIALLFVIFDIEIFYLYPWAVIFKELGFIGFVEMFIFLFVLIAGFVYLWKRGALEWE
- a CDS encoding NADH-quinone oxidoreductase subunit B, encoding MGVEKTLDKNIILSKLDRVLGWARKYSIFQYPFVTACCGMEYMSVACSHFDIDRFGAGFPRFSPRQADLLMVVGTISHKIAPILRTVYEQMCEPKWVIAFGVCTCTGGFYNNYATVQGIDTIIPVDVYIPGCPPRPETVLDGLIKLQEKIQNQKQEI